One region of Megalopta genalis isolate 19385.01 chromosome 15, iyMegGena1_principal, whole genome shotgun sequence genomic DNA includes:
- the Arp1 gene encoding actin-related protein 1 — MEPYDVIINQPVVIDNGSGVIKAGFAGDQIPKCRFPNYIGRPKHVRVMAGALEGNLFMGPVAEEHRGLLSLHYPMEHGVVTDWNDMERIWSYVYGKDQLATFCEEHPVLLTEAPLNPRKNREKAAEIFFDTFNVPALFISMQAVLSLYATGRTTGVVLDSGDGVTHAVPIYEGFAMPHSIMRIDIAGRDVTRHLRLLLRKEGINFKTTAEFEIVRTIKERTCYLASNPQKEETIDTEKLQYVLPDGSYLEIGPARFRAPEVLFRPDLIGEEYEGLHEVLTYSIQKSDIDLRKVLFQNIVLSGGSTLFRGFGDRLLSEIRKVAPKEVKIRISAPQERLYSTWIGGSILASLDTFKKMWVSKREYEEAGMRAIHRKTF; from the exons ATGGAGCCCTATGATGTCATAATTAATCAGCCTGTAGTTATCGATAAC GGTTCAGGAGTAATCAAAGCAGGATTTGCAGGTGATCAGATACCAAAATGCAGATTTCCCAACTA TATTGGAAGACCCAAACACGTTCGTGTTATGGCTGGTGCTTTGGAAGGAAATTTGTTTATGGGTCCAGTCGCAGAAGAACATCGTGGCCTTTTATCTCTCCATTATCCAATGGAACACGGAGTTGTTACAGACTGGAATGACATGGAAAGAATTTGGTCTTATGTATATGGTAAAGACCAATTAGCTACGTTTTGTGAAGAACATCCAGTCTTACTGACAGAAGCACCTCTTAATCCAAGAAAAAATCGTGAAAAAGCAGCAGAAATATTTTTTGACACATTCAATGTACCAGCTTTATTTATCTCAATGCAAGCAGTACTTAGTCT atACGCTACAGGACGAACGACAGGAGTTGTTTTAGATTCTGGAGATGGTGTCACGCATGCAGTACCTATTTATGAAGGTTTTGCTATGCCTCATAGTATTATGAGGATCGATATAGCAGGACGTGATGTTACAAGACATCTTCGACTTCTTCTACGTAAAGAGGGTATTAATTTCAAAACAACAGCAGAATTTGAAATTGTTAGGACAATTAAAGAACGTACATGCTATCTCGCTAGTAATCCTCAGAAAGAGGAAACAATCGACACAGAGAAGCTTCAATATGTATTACCGGATGGAAGCTACTTAGAG ATTGGTCCAGCTCGGTTTCGAGCTCCTGAAGTTCTCTTTAGACCAGATCTGATTGGCGAAGAATACGAAGGACTCCACGAAGTGTTAACATATTCCATTCAAAAGTCTGATATAGACTTGAGGAAAGTATTATTCCAGAACATTGTCTTGTCAGGAGGATCAACACTATTCCGC GGATTTGGTGACAGACTGTTATCTGAAATTCGTAAAGTGGCACCAAAGGAAGTAAAAATTAGG ATATCAGCGCCTCAAGAACGATTATATAGCACCTGGATTGGTGGGTCCATTCTAGCTTCTTTAGATACATTTAAGAAGATGTGGGTTAGTAAAAGGGAATACGAAGAAGCCGGTATGAGAGCGATTCATCGTAAAACGTTCTGA
- the GCS1 gene encoding mannosyl-oligosaccharide glucosidase, with the protein MAKSKAQDKFTKAKNKIPNSSDIRKESKFKMSVLNTAITTACIAIATWFSYKGYLETRVNTPYDVEKLVTASGLDIPDRYWGTYRPGVYFGLKTRDPHSLVTGLMWYFPHLLRQDGSGLRHWCEQADKLDRYAWLEHDGRTFGVQEIVDNSVILNTTFVKRPGGKHGGDWTARIAVTSEKQIRDGEEISLLFYTATDEHTKGWIKASLGDEKHITGVEGNTQGLGTFKININIVQGNMEEHSFLTTVTPGLSHLKESVLQNFRVATHKGSMKKHIVLSGEQVPLAVDGKKKDANFIVSQITGRIPFSIEVSYESGSFINRGNKLVGKNYEHALKTQRRLFDDKFEEVFKLAAKNYAEEEIKFAKMALSNMIGSIGYFYGTSQVQSQYTKGPVPYWKAALYTAVPSRSFFPRGFLWDEGFHGLLISTWDLEIELDIINHWFDLMNVEGWIPREMILSQEALAKVPEEFVTQINTNANPPMFFLTLQFILKHNQNEILEKHFKFLDRLYPRLQTWFNWFNTTQTGDLPSTYRWRGRDGTTNKELNPKTLTSGLDDYPRASHPNVDERHVDLRCWIAAAADIMYQISNIINNPNDKYQETYQYLSDNNLLNKLHWSPNTQTYADFGLHTDKVSLRRQPSPPRSHVQSSEMIRVVSEDPTLKYVDSSFGYVSLFPYILQIIDPESPQLGKVLEDLMNPNLLWTTYGLRSLAKTSPLYMKYNTEHDAPYWRGAIWMNMNYLTVRATHYYSNIDGPYQEKAKTIYLNLRQNLIQNIMKQYKKSGYIWENYGDVHGDGKGSHPFSGWTALIVLLMAEIY; encoded by the exons ATGGCCAAGAGTAAAGCACAGGACAAGTTTACAAAAGCAAAAAACAAAATTCCAAATTCTAGCGACATTAGAAAAGAAAGTAAATTTAAAATGTCAGTGTTGAATACTGCAATTACAACCGCATGTATTGCCATTGCAACTTGGTTCAGTTATAAGGGATACTTGGAAACTAGAGTGAATACACCTTATGATGTAGAAAAG TTAGTTACAGCATCTGGTTTAGATATTCCGGACAGATACTGGGGTACTTATCGTCCAGGTGTATATTTTGGATTAAAAACAAGAGATCCTCATTCTTTGGTAACAGGTTTGATGTGGTACTTTCCACATTTACTACGTCAGGATGGTAGTGGCCTTAGACATTGGTGTGAACAAGCAGATAAATTGGATAG GTATGCATGGTTGGAGCATGATGGAAGAACTTTTGGTGTTCAAGAAATAGTAGATAATTCAGTTATTTTGAATACTACATTTGTTAAAAGACCTGGTGGTAAACATGGTGGAGATTGGACAGCGAGAATCGCTGTAACATCTGAGAAACAAATACGAGATGGCGAAGAAATTTCTCTACTCTTTTACACTGCCACTGATGAACACACTAAGGGTTGGATTAAAGCCAGTCTCGGTGACGAGAAACATATAACAGGTGTAGAAGGAAATACTCAAGGTTTAGGCACATTTAAGATAAATATCAACATAGTTCAAGGGAATATGGAGGAGCACTCGTTTTTAACAACTGTCACTCCTGGTTTGAGCCATTTGAAAGAATCTGTTCTTCAGAATTTTAGAGTTGCCACTCATAAAGGATCTATGAAAAAACACATAGTTTTATCCGGTGAACAAGTACCATTGGCTGTAGATGGAAAGAAGAAAGACGCAAACTTTATTGTATCACAAATAACAGGAAGGATTCCATTCTCAATAGAAGTCAGTTATGAGTCTGGTAGTTTTATAAATAGAGGTAACAAATTAGTCGGTAAAAATTACGAGCACGCTCTGAAAACGCAGAGAAGATTATTCGATGACAAATTTGAAGAAGTCTTTAAATTGGCTGCAAAGAATTACGCAGAAGAAGAAATAAAGTTTGCAAAAATGGCACTGTCGAACATGATAGGTTCCATAGGATATTTTTATGGAACTTCACAAGTACAAAGCCAATATACTAAAGGACCTGTGCCTTACTGGAAAGCAGCTTTGTATACTGCTGTACCGAGTAGAAGCTTTTTTCCACGAGGTTTTCTATGGGACGAAGGTTTCCATGGCTTACTGATATCGACGTGGGATTTAGAAATTGAACTAGATAttataaatcattggttcgatTTAATGAACGTTGAAGGTTGGATACCAAGAGAAATGATTTTAAGCCAAGAAGCTCTAGCAAAAGTTCCAGAAGAGTTCGTCACTCAAATCAACACAAATGCCAATCCGCCCATGTTCTTTTTAACGTTACAGTTCATTCTTAAACACAATCAAAACGAAATATTGGAGAAGCATTTTAAATTTCTTGACAGATTGTATCCTCGTCTTCAGACGTGGTTCAATTGGTTTAACACGACACAAACAGGGGATTTGCCAAGCACATACAGATGGCGAGGCAGGGATGGTACTACAAATAAAGAATTGAATCCAAAAACTCTTACGTCTGGATTAGATGATTATCCAAGAGCGTCTCATCCAAACGTTGACGAACGAcacgttgatttacgttgttggATCGCAGCTGCCGCTGATATCATGTATCAGattagtaatattataaataatcctAATGATAAGTATCAAGAGACGTATCAGTATTTATcggataataatttattaaataaattacattgGTCGCCAAATACACAGACTTATGCTGATTTTGGTTTGCATACAGATAAAGTATCGTTAAGAAGACAGCCTTCACCTCCGAGATCTCACGTGCAATCATCAGAAATGATACGTGTTGTTTCAGAAGATCCCACTTTAAAATATGTGGATTCATCTTTTGGTTACGTCTCATTATTCCCatatattttacaaattattGATCCTGAATCTCCGCAACTAGGTAAAGTATTAGAAGATTTAATGAATCCCAATCTTCTATGGACTACATATGGCCTACGTTCACTCGCGAAGACATCTCCgttatatatgaaatataacaCCGAACATGATGCTCCTTACTGGAGAGGTGCGATTTGGATGAATATGAATTACTTAACAGTAAGAGCAACTCATTACTACTCCAACATAGATGGACCGTATCAAGAAAAAGCGAAAACTATTTATTTGAACTTGAGGCAAAATTTGATACAGAATATCATGAAACAGTATAAAAAGTCTGGTTACATATGGGAAAATTATGGAGACGTTCATGGAGATGGCAAAGGAAGCCATCCATTTTCCGGTTGGACAGCTTTAATTGTTTTACTTATGGcagaaatttattaa
- the SecS gene encoding sec synthetase, with the protein MNNQAFSLAEKLIPSLYVQQGLNAKKARENLIRQFIEHQKWPEEGWDDTTIEAFLSDLSQMDSNNFPSNCSVGEREARIISNIVAKRHYRMGHGIGRSNDLEEVQPKAAGSSLMYKLTNALVLEVIRYMGVKSIAGCFLSPMATGMSLVLCMLTFKQDRPRAKYVLWSRIDQKSSFKSIYTAGLEPIVIETKIVGDEVKTDMQRLESQMAALGESIACVLTTTSCFAPRSCDSIDSIATLCTQYNIPHLVNNAYGLQSTRCMHLIQEASRKGRVDAFVQSTDKNFLVPVGGAIIGSFDKKLLDRISTMYPGRASASSIMDVMITLLSLGMAGYKQLITQRKEMYSYLKDELGKLAARYDERLLDTKGNPISMGMTLQFLNHHNGFQQIHMLRSILFLRNVSGTRVITGVEGKHVGSHKFEGWGAHNSNYPVPYLTAAAALGMKRSDVDIFIQRLDKALTKVRRRSAPVTPTASLAGSSINGDTGGAGGPGESSTASTSRASSKDSLRK; encoded by the exons ATGAATAATCAGGCATTCAGTCTAGCAGAAAAGCTTATTCCTTCGCTTTATGTACAACAAGGTCTAAATGCAAAAAAAGCACGGGAAAATCTTATTAGACAGTTTATTGAACAC CAAAAATGGCCAGAAGAAGGTTGGGACGATACAACAATAGAAGCATTTCTCTCAGACCTATCCCAAATGGATAGCAACAATTTTCCTTCTAATTGTAGCGTTGGAGAACGTGAGGCTAGAATTATATCAAATATTGTTGCAAAACGGCATTATCGAATGGGGCATGGCATAGGTAGATCAAACGATTTAGAAGAAGTGCAACCAAAGGCTGCTGGAAGTAGTTTAatgtataaattaacaaatgcTTTGGTGCTTGAAGTAATTCGATATATGG GTGTAAAAAGTATAGCAGGCTGTTTTTTATCACCAATGGCAACAGGCATGAGCTTGGTATTATGTATGTTAACGTTTAAACAAGATAGGCCAAGAGCAAAGTATGTTCTATGGTCTAGAATTGATCAAAAATCAAGTTTCAAGTCAATATATACAGCTGGGTTAGAACCAATtgttattgaaacaaaaatagttGGGGATGAAGTGAAGACAGATATGCAAAGACTCGAATCTCAAATGGCAGCTTTAGGTGAAAGCATTGCTTGCGTTCTTACAAcgaccagttgtttcgcacccAGATCGTGCGACTCTATCGACTCTATCGCAACGCTATGTACTCAATATAATATTCCCCATTTAGTAAATAATGCATACgg ATTACAAAGTACAAGGTGTATGCATCTTATACAAGAAGCATCACGAAAAGGTCGTGTCGATGCTTTTGTTCAAAGCACAGATAAGAATTTTCTGGTACCAGTTGGTGGTGCAATTATTGGTTCATTCGACAAAAAGCTATTAGATCGCATATCAACAATGTATCCTGGTCGCGCAAGCGCCAGCTCGATTATGGACGTAATGATAACATTGTTAAGTTTAGGAATGGCTGGCTACAAACAATTAAtaacacaacgtaaagaaaTGTATTCGTACTTGAAAGACGAACTTGGGAAATTAGCAGCTAGGTACGATGAGAGATTGTTGGACACTAAAGGGAATCCGATATCGATGGGAATGACCCTTCAATTCTTAAATCACCATAATGGTTTCCAACAAATTCATATGTTACGTTCAATATTATTTCTTCGGAATGTTAGTGGTACAAGAGTAATAACAGGTGTAGAAGGTAAACATGTtggttcacataaatttgaag GTTGGGGGGCTCACAATAGTAATTATCCAGTACCATATTTgactgctgctgctgctttGGGAATGAAAAGATCGGACGTGGACATATTTATACAACGATTAGATAAAGCTTTAACTAAAGTGAGAAGACGTTCAGCTCCAGTGACACCAACAGCATCTCTTGCTGGATCCAGTATCAATGGAGATACAGGAGGTGCTGGTGGTCCTGGCGAATCTAGCACAGCTTCAACTAGCCGAGCAAGTAGTAAGGACAGTTTGAGGAAATGA